One genomic segment of Catalinimonas alkaloidigena includes these proteins:
- a CDS encoding RagB/SusD family nutrient uptake outer membrane protein — MKNYIKLLSMMCLLFMVSSCEEYLDKTIETNLDQGEVFKNFNNAQGFVEEMYAMVVNYGTGTHWQAYMCYGDDAIGTQNWQFDYRIDQGMYWNWIRTGGNGIGTFFYNDNANTNDNYPFNRAGIWQSSWAGIRKANIAIQNVELMVDATQEEKDVILGQAYFFRGFFHHEIMKFWGRIPYIDEPLGSEKWQLPRPETFQETALAIDKDFEMAAQLLPEDWDEHPAGQKTKGANQFRATKAAAWAFKGKNLLFAASPLMIESTDPYEYDQELSRMAVDAFAEVLRLEDAGYLALADWENYQDVFYSYSGTTGYVYPGSTEFIFSQSGDVGWFPRFLSQAFQIGSHCEQRDTQFPTHNYIHHNFGMADGLSTEDSPNYDPANPWEGRDPRLYKWVVLDGDQMVENLGAASGENEVHRYAKFYEGGAHRYPAVDLGTRTGYLSKKWYARSFNWFDNQIGNYLPFRLHMRLTDVYLMYAEAAHAAYGATQAPSSYPLTAEQAINTLRNRAGVAPVQFTSDAQKFMDEVRRERAVELSWEGHRWMDLRRWRLGEQEKYKKKTGLRFDEGHTYFIEEVLRTKVFDEKHYWLPFPQNDTELYPGFEQNPGW, encoded by the coding sequence ATGAAAAACTATATAAAATTATTGAGCATGATGTGCCTCTTGTTTATGGTATCCTCATGCGAAGAATATTTGGACAAAACCATAGAGACTAATCTTGACCAGGGAGAGGTGTTTAAGAATTTTAACAATGCCCAGGGCTTTGTGGAAGAGATGTACGCGATGGTGGTCAACTACGGTACGGGCACTCACTGGCAGGCCTATATGTGCTATGGCGACGATGCAATCGGGACCCAAAACTGGCAGTTTGACTACCGCATTGACCAGGGCATGTACTGGAACTGGATCAGAACCGGAGGCAATGGAATCGGCACTTTTTTCTATAATGATAATGCCAATACCAATGATAATTACCCTTTTAACCGTGCTGGTATCTGGCAGAGTAGCTGGGCGGGTATACGCAAAGCCAATATCGCGATTCAGAATGTTGAGCTGATGGTAGACGCTACCCAGGAAGAGAAAGATGTGATTCTGGGACAGGCCTACTTTTTTCGGGGCTTTTTCCATCATGAAATCATGAAGTTCTGGGGTCGTATCCCTTACATTGACGAGCCCCTGGGTTCTGAAAAATGGCAGCTACCCCGTCCTGAAACTTTCCAGGAGACTGCCCTGGCTATTGATAAGGATTTTGAAATGGCCGCTCAACTTTTGCCGGAAGACTGGGATGAACATCCTGCCGGACAGAAAACCAAAGGTGCTAACCAGTTTCGGGCAACCAAAGCGGCTGCCTGGGCTTTTAAGGGGAAAAATCTGCTCTTTGCTGCCAGCCCTTTGATGATAGAGTCCACCGATCCTTACGAATACGATCAGGAGCTGAGCCGGATGGCAGTAGATGCATTTGCCGAGGTTCTGAGATTAGAAGATGCAGGATACCTTGCACTAGCTGATTGGGAAAACTATCAGGATGTGTTTTATTCTTATAGTGGTACTACCGGCTATGTTTATCCCGGCAGCACTGAATTTATTTTCAGCCAGTCGGGAGATGTGGGTTGGTTTCCCAGATTTCTTTCCCAGGCTTTTCAGATCGGAAGCCATTGCGAGCAGCGGGATACACAATTTCCTACACACAACTATATCCACCATAATTTCGGTATGGCCGATGGCTTATCTACCGAAGATAGTCCCAATTATGATCCTGCAAACCCCTGGGAAGGACGTGACCCCCGCCTTTACAAATGGGTAGTGTTAGACGGAGACCAGATGGTAGAAAACCTGGGCGCTGCCAGTGGCGAAAATGAAGTGCATCGCTATGCTAAGTTTTATGAAGGCGGAGCACATCGCTATCCTGCGGTAGACCTGGGTACTCGTACCGGCTATCTAAGCAAAAAGTGGTACGCCAGGTCTTTCAACTGGTTTGACAATCAGATTGGTAACTACCTTCCATTCAGGCTGCATATGCGGCTTACCGATGTCTACCTTATGTATGCCGAGGCAGCCCATGCAGCTTATGGAGCCACGCAAGCTCCATCATCATACCCTCTGACTGCCGAGCAGGCAATCAATACACTAAGAAATAGGGCAGGGGTAGCGCCGGTACAATTTACCAGCGATGCTCAGAAGTTTATGGATGAAGTTCGTCGTGAGCGTGCCGTAGAGCTGAGCTGGGAAGGCCATCGCTGGATGGATCTGAGGCGCTGGCGCCTGGGTGAGCAGGAAAAATACAAGAAAAAGACAGGGCTACGCTTTGATGAAGGACATACTTACTTTATTGAAGAAGTGCTACGTACCAAAGTATTTGACGAAAAGCACTACTGGCTGCCTTTTCCTCAGAACGATACCGAATTGTATCCGGGCTTTGAACAAAATCCGGGATGGTAA
- a CDS encoding SusC/RagA family TonB-linked outer membrane protein: MFCLAYQAYGQASDNEGKVEKVIVENNSTSVIANDTIDLGFTKKGRKEIVGAVSAIRPESYLNYDNTQWVRNALLGRITGLYGSDNIRGLGDAMIVVDGIPGRSIDLLNSEEIEQITVLKDANAVAQYGAMGRNGVIVVTTKRGSSQFRRANVIVNYGVQAPVSLPSYLGSADYMGLFNEARLNDGLDSVFSQQQIDNFRSGENPYQYPDVDFYSDQYLRPRTQYANVLAEFSGGSENTQYYINLGYNNSGSLVRLNPDANAGSHRFNVRGNIDFKVNDFISSSLDVVSVVSSTKTAKANLLQEGMTRKPHIFSPLLPVSLIDTTLNEELSGQVEAANIYSGSLLGGSQAYQDNTPVADVLAGGYNEYISRITQVNNAIDFDLSQLAQGLSAKTYISFDFYNTYALSVNNTYSIYEPTWSNETGSPQSIVALNRLGDQDRKDLTENASTQNFITRYGFYGMLTYDKQIGEKHSLNTSLIGFANNMYIRNQAQPQKNTHVAFQAAYSYDNKLLLDFSAAYVNSVKLPEGNRGKFSPTLGLAYVVSEENFLENSAWLNYLKLKASAGTINTDYGIEDYFLYREIYEQNGGGYSWADGFNNESTRILQGRNDNFGFEQRKDLNLGFETILFNSLWMEMNAFQSDIDKQVTRLNNQYPSYYVDFMPYSNYNLDRYQGMELGLNYADYLGQVRVDIGARGMYANSERIRVDEKYDDVYQNREGQSIDAYWGLEDQGFYGAEDFNEEGMLRDGLPMPAYGDVQAGDIRYIDQNKDGVVNDQDQVNIGRWRAPWTYSTNMRLEYKGFSLFVLGIGETGHQNILEGDYFWVDGDDKYSDVVLNRWTPETARTATFPRLSSQQNNNNFRNSTFWMYDNSYFRIQRAQLTYKLPRAWVNNINMEHISVYVAGSNLVEFARHKEKRQLAGLSSGFFSTMYRSFSVGLRAKF, translated from the coding sequence ATGTTTTGCCTTGCATACCAGGCATACGGACAGGCAAGCGATAATGAAGGTAAAGTGGAGAAAGTGATAGTGGAAAACAATAGCACCTCAGTCATCGCAAACGATACAATAGACCTGGGATTTACCAAGAAGGGTAGAAAGGAAATCGTAGGCGCGGTTTCTGCCATACGCCCTGAATCTTACTTGAACTATGACAATACCCAGTGGGTGAGAAATGCCCTGCTGGGACGTATCACCGGCCTGTACGGAAGTGATAATATTCGCGGCCTGGGCGACGCCATGATCGTAGTTGACGGCATACCCGGCCGATCTATTGACTTGCTTAACTCCGAAGAAATTGAGCAAATTACCGTGCTCAAAGATGCTAATGCAGTAGCCCAGTACGGTGCTATGGGCAGAAACGGCGTCATCGTAGTAACCACCAAACGGGGAAGCTCTCAATTTCGCAGGGCTAATGTAATCGTCAACTACGGGGTGCAAGCACCTGTTTCTTTGCCCAGCTACCTGGGGTCTGCTGACTACATGGGGCTTTTTAATGAAGCCCGGCTCAACGATGGACTGGATTCAGTGTTTTCACAGCAGCAGATTGATAATTTCCGCAGCGGGGAGAATCCTTATCAGTACCCTGATGTAGATTTTTATTCTGACCAGTATCTGAGGCCTCGTACCCAGTATGCCAATGTGCTGGCCGAGTTTTCCGGGGGTAGTGAGAATACCCAATATTACATTAACCTGGGTTACAACAATTCAGGTTCGCTGGTCAGACTCAACCCTGATGCCAATGCAGGATCTCATCGCTTTAACGTGAGGGGGAATATTGATTTCAAAGTCAATGATTTTATTTCCAGTAGCCTGGATGTGGTTTCAGTTGTCAGTAGCACCAAAACCGCTAAGGCTAATCTCCTGCAAGAAGGAATGACCCGTAAGCCGCATATTTTCTCACCCTTGTTGCCGGTTTCTTTAATTGATACAACCCTCAATGAGGAGCTGAGCGGGCAAGTGGAGGCTGCCAATATTTACAGTGGAAGCTTGCTGGGTGGTTCTCAGGCTTATCAGGACAACACCCCGGTAGCTGATGTGCTGGCAGGAGGTTATAATGAATATATCTCGCGCATTACCCAGGTCAATAATGCCATAGACTTTGATTTGAGCCAGCTAGCGCAGGGGTTATCGGCCAAGACCTATATCAGCTTTGACTTTTATAATACCTATGCTTTGTCGGTCAACAATACCTACTCTATCTACGAACCTACCTGGAGTAATGAAACCGGGTCTCCTCAGAGCATTGTGGCCCTCAACCGCCTGGGAGATCAGGACAGGAAAGACCTCACCGAGAATGCGAGTACCCAGAATTTTATTACCCGCTATGGTTTCTACGGCATGCTTACATACGATAAGCAGATTGGAGAAAAGCACAGCTTAAATACTTCTCTGATCGGCTTTGCCAACAATATGTACATCAGAAACCAGGCACAGCCACAAAAAAACACGCATGTGGCATTTCAGGCAGCTTACAGCTATGACAATAAACTGCTGCTTGATTTTAGCGCTGCCTACGTCAACTCAGTTAAACTTCCGGAAGGTAATCGGGGCAAGTTTTCTCCAACCCTCGGGCTGGCTTATGTAGTGTCTGAGGAGAACTTTCTGGAAAACTCAGCATGGCTCAACTATCTGAAGCTAAAAGCTTCTGCAGGAACGATCAACACCGACTACGGGATTGAAGATTATTTTTTGTACCGCGAAATTTATGAACAGAACGGGGGGGGATACAGCTGGGCTGATGGCTTTAACAATGAGTCTACCCGAATACTACAGGGCCGCAACGATAATTTTGGTTTTGAGCAGCGCAAAGATCTTAATTTAGGTTTTGAGACTATACTCTTTAACAGTCTTTGGATGGAAATGAATGCCTTCCAATCAGACATAGACAAGCAGGTGACCCGACTAAACAATCAGTATCCATCATACTATGTAGATTTTATGCCGTACAGCAATTATAACCTTGACCGCTATCAGGGTATGGAACTGGGACTCAACTACGCTGACTATCTTGGTCAGGTGAGGGTAGACATAGGTGCCAGGGGCATGTATGCCAATTCTGAAAGGATTAGGGTAGATGAGAAATATGATGACGTTTACCAGAACAGGGAAGGGCAGTCTATTGATGCTTACTGGGGCCTGGAAGACCAGGGCTTTTATGGTGCAGAGGATTTTAATGAAGAGGGCATGCTAAGAGATGGCCTGCCTATGCCGGCCTATGGCGATGTACAAGCGGGGGACATACGTTATATTGATCAGAACAAGGATGGTGTCGTCAACGACCAGGATCAGGTCAATATCGGAAGATGGAGAGCGCCCTGGACCTACAGTACCAATATGCGTCTTGAGTACAAAGGCTTCAGCCTCTTTGTATTGGGGATAGGAGAAACCGGCCATCAGAATATACTTGAAGGTGATTATTTCTGGGTAGATGGCGACGATAAATATTCAGATGTAGTGCTGAATCGTTGGACGCCTGAGACTGCCCGGACCGCTACTTTTCCCCGCCTTTCTTCACAGCAAAACAATAACAACTTCAGGAACTCTACCTTCTGGATGTATGATAATTCCTACTTCAGAATTCAGAGGGCACAGCTTACCTATAAGCTGCCGCGGGCTTGGGTGAACAATATCAACATGGAACATATCAGTGTGTATGTAGCTGGTTCTAATCTGGTAGAGTTTGCCAGACATAAGGAGAAAAGGCAACTGGCTGGCCTTAGCTCCGGGTTTTTTAGTACAATGTACCGTAGCTTTTCCGTAGGTCTGAGAGCTAAGTTTTAA
- a CDS encoding RagB/SusD family nutrient uptake outer membrane protein, whose amino-acid sequence MKLFKYIFIISLAGSIACEELIEPVDENALGEDRLNYDPAFAEGVLMNAYNDLINQYTFTGVGTDDAVTNDLSSGFRRIAVGEWTAQYSPPSRWGKYESIFYINKFIPTIENVQWKRDPEINELFKQRLLGEALALRGLHHLYILRAHAGKGRSGELLGIPYFTEFVASDGDFNVPRLGFEETVNAINADFNGALELLPMDYTDDIAGPPPPYEAYDPDAYKFVFGSNNNLRISGRHIKAYQAKLALLAASPAFLNGGGDYYQQAASQAAELINDIGGIAGLDPEGLEFYDDDGDKNLSELLWRSSVYRSSWLEENQLPPSLNGDGRVNPSQSLVDAFPMENGYPITDPASGYNASNPYEGRDPRLAKYILYNGNEIGGNTIYTGRRAGIDRVDSIAQKSTRSGYYLKKLLRPDVVISSDGSTTDQERYNIFLRYTDIFLVFAEAANELGGPDFMVEGMSARQVISAIRQRAGIAQPDAHLQSVNSTEAMRALIRNERRLELCFEGHRFWDMRRWKLDLNEDISGAFYNGNQYVPIAVEPRQFGERAFYGPIPQFETVKFSNLEQNEGW is encoded by the coding sequence ATGAAACTATTTAAATACATATTTATCATAAGCCTGGCGGGAAGTATAGCTTGCGAAGAGCTCATTGAGCCGGTAGATGAAAATGCCCTGGGTGAAGATCGTCTCAATTATGACCCCGCATTCGCAGAGGGGGTATTGATGAATGCCTATAACGATCTTATTAACCAGTATACGTTTACCGGAGTAGGCACTGATGACGCTGTAACTAATGATCTGAGCAGCGGTTTTCGCCGCATCGCGGTAGGGGAGTGGACAGCACAGTACAGCCCACCCAGCCGCTGGGGTAAGTATGAGTCCATATTTTACATCAACAAATTTATCCCTACCATTGAAAATGTGCAGTGGAAGCGTGACCCCGAGATCAACGAACTCTTTAAGCAGCGCCTCCTGGGTGAGGCGCTGGCGCTGAGAGGCTTACATCATTTATACATCCTTCGGGCGCATGCCGGAAAAGGGCGTTCAGGTGAGTTGCTGGGCATTCCTTACTTTACCGAATTTGTAGCATCAGACGGAGATTTTAATGTGCCCCGTCTTGGTTTTGAGGAGACGGTCAACGCGATTAACGCGGATTTCAATGGCGCTCTGGAGTTGCTGCCCATGGACTATACCGATGATATCGCTGGTCCACCGCCTCCATATGAAGCTTATGATCCTGATGCCTATAAATTTGTATTTGGTTCTAATAACAACCTCCGCATCAGCGGAAGGCACATCAAAGCCTATCAGGCAAAGCTTGCTCTGCTGGCTGCCAGCCCCGCTTTCCTCAACGGTGGTGGCGATTATTACCAGCAGGCTGCAAGCCAGGCCGCTGAACTTATCAATGACATCGGTGGTATCGCCGGACTGGACCCCGAGGGGCTGGAGTTTTATGATGATGATGGAGACAAGAATCTTAGCGAACTTCTCTGGAGAAGCTCGGTATACAGATCCTCCTGGTTGGAAGAAAATCAACTTCCCCCCTCGCTAAATGGTGATGGCAGGGTAAACCCTTCTCAAAGCCTGGTAGATGCCTTTCCTATGGAAAATGGCTACCCCATCACTGATCCCGCTTCAGGCTACAATGCAAGTAATCCTTACGAAGGCAGGGACCCCCGTTTGGCTAAATATATTCTCTATAATGGAAATGAGATCGGAGGTAATACCATTTATACCGGTAGAAGAGCGGGTATAGATCGTGTTGACTCTATCGCCCAGAAATCTACCCGCTCAGGTTATTACCTCAAAAAGCTGTTGAGGCCAGACGTGGTGATCAGTTCTGACGGCTCAACCACCGACCAGGAGCGTTACAATATCTTTCTGCGCTATACCGATATCTTCCTGGTATTTGCCGAGGCTGCCAATGAGTTGGGTGGGCCTGATTTTATGGTAGAGGGCATGAGTGCCCGGCAGGTGATTTCTGCTATTCGTCAGCGGGCGGGTATTGCTCAACCAGATGCTCATTTACAATCAGTCAATTCAACAGAGGCCATGCGTGCACTCATTCGTAATGAGCGAAGGTTGGAACTTTGTTTTGAAGGACACCGCTTCTGGGACATGCGGCGCTGGAAACTTGACCTTAATGAAGACATAAGCGGAGCTTTCTATAATGGCAACCAGTACGTTCCTATCGCAGTGGAGCCCCGCCAGTTTGGTGAACGAGCTTTTTACGGACCAATCCCCCAGTTTGAAACTGTGAAATTTAGCAATCTGGAACAAAACGAAGGTTGGTAA
- a CDS encoding DUF5627 domain-containing protein yields MSYKNIIAALLILLLASCNNQEIIYPDYATKAGYFPYQTPIRTLILGKYEQGINENDNEQRFEIGMTMSGVYENNEDRRVHFELDNSLLDNVANVQALSQEYYTIETESPLTIPAGDTKGRITVQLNNAFFNDSLSFAPQGEVNYVVPIRLTQLENLDTLLSGESVVENPDPVDPSHWNVLPQDYTLYGIKFINKYHGHYLRRGVDVMTDASGNVVENEYHSEYVVKDEVVMVSTSGHQSVTLENTVRRGEKSSPGNLLLELVFGNDDQCSIRSAEGDPYNISGSGTFVEEADEWGGKARDVIYLDYNYTDAANNETHAVKDTLVIRDRAVTFEEFAIELNENE; encoded by the coding sequence ATGAGCTATAAAAATATCATCGCAGCATTATTGATCCTGTTGCTTGCCTCTTGTAATAACCAGGAAATCATCTATCCGGATTATGCTACCAAGGCAGGTTATTTTCCTTACCAGACCCCCATCCGTACCCTTATCCTGGGCAAGTACGAACAGGGTATCAATGAGAATGACAATGAGCAGCGTTTTGAAATCGGTATGACCATGAGTGGTGTATATGAAAATAATGAGGACCGGAGGGTACATTTTGAGCTGGATAACAGCCTTTTGGATAATGTAGCCAACGTACAGGCTTTGTCTCAGGAGTACTATACCATAGAAACCGAAAGCCCACTTACCATTCCTGCCGGCGATACCAAAGGAAGGATCACAGTCCAGTTAAACAATGCTTTTTTTAACGATTCGCTCTCCTTTGCCCCTCAGGGAGAAGTAAACTACGTGGTTCCAATACGGCTTACTCAGTTAGAAAACCTGGACACTTTACTTTCAGGTGAAAGCGTAGTGGAAAATCCTGATCCCGTTGACCCCTCACACTGGAATGTGCTGCCTCAGGACTATACGCTTTACGGCATTAAGTTCATCAACAAATACCACGGACATTATCTGCGCAGAGGTGTGGATGTGATGACAGATGCTTCTGGAAATGTAGTGGAAAACGAATATCATAGTGAGTATGTAGTAAAAGATGAAGTAGTAATGGTAAGCACTTCTGGTCATCAGTCGGTAACACTGGAAAATACAGTGAGAAGAGGTGAAAAGTCAAGTCCCGGTAACCTTCTTTTGGAATTGGTGTTTGGCAATGATGATCAGTGCAGTATTCGCAGTGCTGAAGGTGACCCTTATAATATCAGCGGCAGCGGTACATTTGTGGAAGAAGCCGATGAATGGGGCGGTAAAGCCAGGGATGTAATCTACCTGGATTATAACTATACCGATGCTGCCAACAACGAAACCCATGCGGTAAAAGATACGCTGGTCATACGTGACCGGGCAGTAACCTTTGAGGAATTTGCCATTGAACTAAACGAAAATGAGTGA
- a CDS encoding RNA polymerase sigma factor, with the protein MKDQTKQEILDNYSLVKRLRKGERSAFEEVFYNFCTPLKHFAVQELKSEELAEDAVQEIFCKLWIKRESLEPTLSIKGFLFTCLKNHILNIIRTRKNEILKNYSFAKAQPQSFNSTEDTVISQEIQSRINQEVSQLSELKKNILELSIYKGLSNEQIANELDVSINTVKMYLSQSSRRLRQLISLHGIKLLFFSLLDIML; encoded by the coding sequence ATGAAAGACCAAACTAAGCAGGAAATTCTCGATAATTATAGCTTGGTAAAACGTTTGCGGAAGGGAGAAAGATCTGCTTTTGAAGAGGTGTTCTATAACTTTTGTACCCCACTGAAACACTTCGCTGTCCAGGAGCTTAAAAGTGAGGAACTGGCTGAAGACGCGGTACAAGAGATTTTTTGTAAACTATGGATAAAAAGAGAAAGTCTGGAGCCAACGCTTTCTATTAAAGGTTTTCTCTTCACCTGTCTTAAAAATCATATCTTAAACATTATCAGAACCCGTAAAAACGAAATTCTGAAAAACTACAGTTTTGCTAAAGCTCAACCACAGAGCTTCAATAGCACAGAGGATACTGTGATCAGCCAGGAAATTCAATCCAGGATCAACCAGGAAGTTAGCCAGCTTTCTGAGCTCAAAAAAAATATTCTTGAGTTAAGTATTTATAAAGGCCTGTCCAACGAGCAGATTGCCAACGAACTGGATGTATCTATCAATACTGTAAAAATGTATCTTAGCCAGTCATCTCGCAGGCTTCGCCAGTTGATTAGCTTACATGGCATCAAGCTGTTATTTTTTTCTCTTCTTGATATTATGCTCTAA
- a CDS encoding FecR family protein → MRRPSSDILERYFENLCSPEEAKRVLEWLATPEGQTYYAHRLDEKIQSYAQNSDFHVGSQNDTYLLNKIYQKIGREEKTDSKKPLLRYWVAAAISMLLMSSLLLLLLQPNTVEVETAFGETREVELGDGSIVFLNANSTLSYFPDQPREIWLEGEGFFEVQHTRDDAPFKVHTADLVVSVLGTKFNVNTRRKKTDVVLSTGKVRLELPENKKEKSMLMEPGDKVSYSLEEDKIEKKVVNPEFYSSWRKGTVVFDHTPLREVFQLMEDTYGISIEIQDQTLLNKEMNAQDVIRDLEVMMTLVEKTFDINLIKEDNKIYLE, encoded by the coding sequence ATGAGAAGGCCCTCATCCGATATCCTTGAACGCTATTTTGAGAATCTCTGCAGCCCTGAAGAGGCAAAACGAGTCCTTGAATGGCTGGCTACTCCTGAGGGGCAGACATATTATGCTCATCGACTGGACGAAAAAATACAATCATATGCCCAGAACTCTGATTTCCATGTCGGAAGTCAAAATGATACTTATCTGCTGAACAAAATATATCAGAAGATAGGCAGGGAAGAAAAAACGGATTCCAAGAAACCACTACTCAGATACTGGGTCGCCGCGGCTATCAGTATGTTGCTGATGAGTTCCTTGCTATTGCTTCTGCTTCAGCCAAATACGGTAGAGGTAGAAACTGCTTTTGGCGAAACCAGAGAAGTTGAACTGGGTGACGGCTCTATCGTTTTTCTGAATGCCAATTCCACTCTTAGCTACTTTCCGGATCAGCCCCGAGAAATCTGGTTGGAGGGCGAAGGTTTTTTTGAGGTACAGCATACCAGAGATGATGCTCCTTTTAAAGTGCACACAGCGGATCTGGTCGTAAGTGTGTTGGGCACTAAGTTCAATGTAAATACCCGAAGAAAAAAAACGGATGTAGTCTTAAGCACCGGTAAAGTAAGGCTGGAACTGCCCGAAAATAAGAAAGAGAAAAGTATGCTGATGGAGCCGGGGGATAAGGTAAGCTATTCGCTTGAGGAAGATAAAATTGAGAAAAAAGTTGTCAACCCTGAGTTCTATAGCTCCTGGAGAAAAGGAACAGTTGTCTTTGATCATACGCCTTTAAGAGAAGTGTTTCAGCTTATGGAAGACACCTACGGAATTAGTATTGAAATCCAGGATCAAACACTACTTAATAAGGAAATGAATGCGCAGGATGTAATAAGAGATCTGGAGGTGATGATGACCCTTGTTGAAAAGACCTTTGACATCAATTTAATCAAAGAGGATAATAAAATTTATTTGGAATAA